The Sphingorhabdus sp. Alg231-15 genome has a segment encoding these proteins:
- a CDS encoding class I SAM-dependent methyltransferase: MISNPRSDYALIDSGNGRKLERYGDYHFIRPEPQAMWSPAREEWQADGEFIPASDDDGGGRWHFNRPVPQEGWPLSWEEVTFTAQCTPFRHLAYFPDMDPVWRWLRSNLQDLEEAQALNLFGYTGVGTLALSATGAKLVHVDASKKSVSAARDNAALSNMSERPVRWIIDDAAKFAAREVRRERRYDAILLDPPKYGRGPDGEIWRLEEDLAPLIESCGKLLDEESRCLFLTVYAVRMSALALGSLLKEKLAHLGGTVEVGELAVKEESRGLLLPTAIYARWSK, encoded by the coding sequence ATGATCAGCAATCCGCGTAGCGACTATGCGCTGATTGACAGCGGCAATGGTCGTAAGCTCGAACGCTATGGCGATTATCATTTCATTCGACCCGAACCCCAGGCGATGTGGTCGCCTGCGCGGGAGGAATGGCAAGCAGATGGCGAGTTTATCCCCGCATCCGATGACGATGGGGGTGGGCGCTGGCATTTCAACCGGCCCGTTCCACAAGAGGGGTGGCCACTGAGTTGGGAAGAAGTTACCTTTACCGCACAATGCACGCCCTTTCGGCATCTGGCTTATTTTCCCGATATGGACCCGGTGTGGCGTTGGCTTCGGTCAAACTTACAAGATTTGGAAGAAGCGCAAGCGCTCAACCTGTTTGGTTATACCGGAGTGGGAACACTTGCACTGTCTGCTACTGGTGCCAAATTGGTCCATGTCGATGCGTCTAAGAAATCTGTTTCTGCAGCCAGAGACAATGCGGCACTATCCAACATGTCTGAGCGTCCAGTTCGTTGGATCATCGATGACGCTGCCAAATTCGCAGCGCGTGAAGTGCGGCGGGAGCGGCGCTATGACGCGATTCTGCTCGACCCACCAAAATATGGCCGAGGCCCTGATGGGGAGATCTGGCGACTGGAAGAGGACCTAGCTCCTTTGATCGAAAGTTGCGGAAAGTTGTTAGACGAGGAAAGTCGCTGCCTCTTTCTGACCGTCTATGCAGTGCGGATGTCTGCGCTTGCTTTGGGATCGCTGCTTAAAGAAAAACTGGCCCATTTGGGGGGCACTGTTGAGGTAGGGGAACTGGCTGTCAAAGAAGAATCACGCGGGTTGTTATTGCCAACGGCGATCTACGCGCGCTGGTCCAAATAG
- a CDS encoding SMP-30/gluconolactonase/LRE family protein produces MELVTDGLRFPEGPIAMPDGSVILVEIAAGQLTRIGSDGSKEVIAKPGGGPNGAALGPDGKIYVCNNGGFEYQEANGFLTPAGIAKDYSGGRIERIDPQTGAVEVLYKSGDFDCILRGPNDIVFDEHGGFWFTDHGKTDYEKRCHDIVGIFYAKADGSYLEEVIFPSQNPNGVGLSPDGKTLYAAETFTCRLMKFNITEPGKVSPDAGPGGPGIPVYRPAGYKFFDSLAMEESGNICVATIGECGISVISPDGELVEFVPTPDIFTTNICFGGADMMDAYICLSATGKLMKMRWKRPGLKLEYLNK; encoded by the coding sequence ATGGAACTGGTTACCGACGGACTGCGTTTCCCCGAGGGCCCGATCGCAATGCCTGACGGCAGCGTAATATTGGTTGAAATCGCCGCCGGACAACTGACCCGTATCGGGTCGGATGGCTCCAAGGAGGTGATTGCGAAGCCGGGCGGCGGCCCCAACGGCGCCGCGCTAGGTCCCGACGGCAAAATCTATGTCTGTAATAACGGCGGCTTTGAATATCAGGAAGCGAACGGCTTTCTAACCCCGGCCGGTATTGCAAAGGATTATTCCGGTGGTCGGATCGAGCGGATTGATCCGCAAACCGGTGCGGTAGAAGTGCTTTACAAGAGCGGTGATTTTGACTGCATTCTTCGCGGGCCGAATGACATTGTCTTTGATGAACATGGCGGATTCTGGTTCACCGATCACGGTAAAACGGATTATGAAAAGCGCTGTCATGACATTGTCGGGATATTCTATGCGAAGGCCGATGGTAGTTATTTGGAGGAAGTCATCTTTCCTTCGCAAAACCCCAATGGCGTTGGGTTATCACCTGATGGTAAAACTCTCTACGCAGCGGAGACTTTCACTTGCCGGTTGATGAAGTTCAATATTACCGAACCGGGCAAAGTCTCTCCGGATGCTGGGCCAGGCGGCCCCGGTATCCCGGTCTATCGCCCCGCTGGATACAAGTTTTTCGACAGTTTGGCGATGGAAGAGAGCGGTAATATCTGTGTCGCAACCATCGGTGAATGCGGGATCAGCGTGATTTCTCCGGATGGGGAGTTGGTAGAGTTCGTGCCAACGCCGGATATCTTTACCACCAATATCTGTTTCGGTGGTGCCGATATGATGGATGCTTATATTTGTCTGTCCGCGACCGGAAAGTTGATGAAAATGCGATGGAAACGCCCTGGCCTCAAATTGGAATATCTGAATAAATGA
- a CDS encoding VOC family protein — MKAPYLLFVAGLAACSPVQEETAPTETETQEEAATLGLNHIGFAVTKLDDSVAFFVDTLGWKTAGGEPEYPSVFVTNGDMFVTLWQVTDPTNAVAFDRKNNVGLHHMAITVRDLAALDALHEQFLAKDNVVVEFAPEFMGDGPTTHMMIREPSGLRLEFIVPADRVESGS, encoded by the coding sequence ATGAAAGCGCCCTATCTTCTGTTTGTTGCAGGATTAGCCGCCTGCTCCCCAGTGCAGGAAGAAACCGCTCCAACAGAAACTGAAACCCAAGAAGAAGCCGCGACGCTTGGCCTCAACCATATCGGCTTTGCGGTTACCAAGCTGGATGACAGTGTGGCTTTTTTTGTTGATACTCTGGGCTGGAAAACCGCTGGCGGCGAGCCGGAATATCCTTCTGTATTTGTAACGAATGGCGATATGTTTGTCACACTATGGCAGGTGACTGACCCGACCAACGCCGTTGCTTTTGATCGAAAGAACAATGTTGGCCTTCACCATATGGCAATCACAGTCCGCGATCTTGCAGCGTTAGATGCACTTCACGAACAATTTCTCGCTAAGGACAATGTGGTTGTTGAATTTGCCCCAGAATTTATGGGGGATGGTCCAACCACTCACATGATGATCCGCGAGCCATCTGGATTGCGTCTGGAGTTCATTGTGCCTGCGGACCGGGTTGAATCGGGAAGCTAA
- a CDS encoding aldehyde dehydrogenase family protein, producing MSNTYPPTLQLHIDGEWIDLADRDVHHVVNPATGKTISDLPKASIADLDRALDAADRAFPVWRDTPVNERAAILRKAAELMRERAPEIGRLMTAEQGKPFTQAAGEVTGSANLFDTMAEEAKRCYGRVLVRPTGQQSFVKYQPVGPVAAFSPWNFPVFTPARKLAAALAAGCSIILKPAEETPASAIEMIRCLVDAGLPAGVVQVVFGDPAQVSSHLIASKIIRKVSFTGSVPVGKHLMKLATENMQRTTMELGGHAPVLVFDDCDMDQALDLLAMQKYRNAGQVCVSPTRFYVQSGIYEKFAAEFTKRVEKVRVGDGFGDNIDMGPLANPRRPEAMEQLIGDAKAKGATVRLGGEAIDGDGYFYRPTVLTDVPLQADIMSSEPFGPVAAMRPFDTLDEALEQANRLPLGLAAYAFTESLRTANIVGDMIEAGMVAINNMTISPGDAPFGGVKESGHGSEDGPDGLKAYMVTKAIHQS from the coding sequence ATGTCAAATACCTATCCCCCTACCCTGCAACTTCATATTGACGGCGAATGGATTGATCTGGCGGATCGCGATGTCCATCATGTTGTCAATCCAGCGACCGGAAAAACCATTTCCGATTTGCCTAAGGCAAGCATCGCCGATCTTGACCGTGCACTGGATGCGGCGGATCGGGCTTTTCCGGTCTGGCGCGATACGCCTGTCAATGAACGCGCAGCGATCCTCCGCAAGGCTGCGGAGCTGATGCGTGAACGCGCTCCGGAAATCGGTCGGCTAATGACTGCTGAGCAAGGCAAGCCGTTTACTCAGGCCGCAGGCGAGGTAACCGGCTCAGCCAATCTGTTCGATACAATGGCCGAAGAAGCCAAGCGCTGTTATGGTCGTGTCCTGGTGCGCCCGACCGGCCAGCAGAGTTTCGTCAAATATCAACCTGTCGGCCCAGTCGCCGCATTCAGTCCCTGGAATTTCCCGGTTTTCACGCCTGCACGAAAACTGGCTGCCGCACTCGCCGCCGGTTGCTCGATCATCTTGAAACCAGCGGAAGAGACTCCGGCAAGCGCAATTGAAATGATCCGCTGTCTGGTCGATGCCGGCCTGCCAGCTGGAGTCGTACAGGTTGTCTTTGGTGATCCTGCACAAGTATCTAGTCACCTGATCGCATCGAAAATCATCCGCAAAGTCAGTTTCACTGGTTCCGTTCCTGTCGGCAAGCATCTGATGAAACTGGCGACAGAGAATATGCAGCGCACGACTATGGAACTGGGCGGTCATGCGCCGGTCCTGGTCTTTGATGATTGCGATATGGACCAGGCGCTCGACCTGCTGGCCATGCAAAAATACCGCAATGCGGGGCAAGTCTGCGTCTCCCCTACCCGCTTCTATGTTCAATCCGGGATCTACGAAAAATTCGCTGCGGAATTTACGAAGCGCGTGGAAAAGGTCCGGGTTGGTGACGGCTTTGGCGATAATATCGACATGGGACCGCTTGCCAATCCACGCCGCCCAGAAGCGATGGAACAACTCATCGGCGATGCGAAGGCCAAAGGCGCAACCGTGCGTCTTGGTGGAGAGGCAATCGATGGTGATGGCTATTTTTATCGCCCAACTGTCTTGACCGATGTGCCGCTACAAGCGGATATCATGAGCAGTGAGCCTTTTGGCCCGGTGGCTGCCATGCGACCATTCGACACATTGGACGAAGCGTTAGAGCAGGCCAATCGCCTGCCATTGGGCCTTGCGGCTTATGCCTTTACCGAAAGCCTGCGCACAGCCAATATTGTCGGAGACATGATTGAGGCCGGCATGGTTGCGATCAACAACATGACCATCAGCCCCGGTGACGCGCCTTTTGGGGGCGTAAAAGAATCTGGTCATGGATCAGAAGATGGCCCCGACGGGTTGAAGGCCTATATGGTTACTAAAGCCATTCACCAGAGCTGA
- a CDS encoding fasciclin domain-containing protein — protein MRNISKILLACAATISLTACGEQAANTANGESDAESAAVEEPAEPTNIVGVAENNAELSTLVMAMTVAELGGTLAEEGPFTVFAPTNDAFNKIDPAELSALLSPEKKEDLTSLLNYHVVSGEMTAADVTQAIADGGGTATLTTVEGTKLKASLEGQKVVLEDAAGGKSTVTLVDVKATNGVIHAVDTVVMPG, from the coding sequence GTGCGTAACATTTCCAAAATCCTTCTGGCTTGTGCAGCCACAATCTCTTTAACAGCCTGTGGCGAGCAGGCTGCCAACACAGCGAATGGCGAAAGTGATGCCGAAAGTGCGGCGGTCGAAGAACCCGCCGAACCCACCAATATTGTTGGCGTTGCCGAAAATAATGCAGAATTGTCGACACTGGTTATGGCTATGACGGTCGCGGAATTGGGTGGAACGCTGGCGGAAGAAGGCCCCTTTACGGTTTTCGCGCCGACCAATGATGCGTTTAACAAAATCGATCCTGCAGAACTCAGTGCTTTGCTGTCTCCAGAAAAGAAAGAAGATCTTACCTCTCTGCTAAACTATCATGTTGTTTCCGGAGAGATGACCGCAGCAGATGTCACACAGGCAATTGCCGATGGCGGTGGCACAGCAACCTTGACCACGGTTGAAGGCACGAAGCTGAAGGCTTCGCTCGAAGGTCAAAAAGTCGTCTTGGAAGATGCTGCTGGCGGGAAGTCAACAGTAACTCTCGTCGATGTCAAAGCGACCAATGGTGTGATTCACGCCGTCGATACAGTCGTTATGCCTGGCTAA
- a CDS encoding thiamine pyrophosphate-dependent enzyme has translation MTKRTGAQILVDQLIIQGADRIFTVPGESFLSVLDALHDCDEIETVSTRQDGSAAFMAEADGKLSGHPGIAFVTRGPGATNASIGVHTAMQDSTPMILFIGDVARDDRDREGFQEVDFTAMFTPLAKWAARIDNAARIPEYIARAFDTASSGRPGPVVLSLPEDMLRDEVEALDRPKVVAPVQPMCANAMTTLTDLLRDATDPIAIVGGAGWCASARENFATYAERIGLPVACAFRRQDNFPNTSPVYAGNLGYGPNPKLVERVKAADLIIAVGARLGEATTDGYTLITPDHPDQTLVHIHPDPDELNHVYRIDLPICAEMHEFAEQAALWEDDLLSFDSGKAAYADYTEWTTVKPSGAKLDLGPCVAAMQDMLPADAIISNGAGNFSGWWHRYWTYGDFPSQLAPTSGAMGYGVPASVAAALRFPDRVSVVIAGDGDFMMNGQELATAMQYDANLLVLVIDNGSFGTIRLHQEREYPARLSATSLQNPDFAMLAKAYGGWSATVESTEQFAPALTEAMKHKGLRLLHLKTDVEYLTAAGATVSSFRK, from the coding sequence ATGACCAAACGTACCGGCGCTCAAATCCTGGTCGATCAATTGATTATCCAGGGCGCCGACCGCATTTTCACTGTGCCGGGAGAGAGCTTTTTGTCCGTTCTTGACGCGCTGCACGATTGCGATGAAATCGAGACTGTGTCTACTCGCCAAGACGGCAGTGCCGCATTCATGGCGGAGGCCGATGGAAAGCTGTCCGGTCATCCCGGGATCGCCTTTGTCACACGTGGTCCGGGTGCCACCAATGCCAGCATCGGCGTCCACACCGCGATGCAGGACAGTACCCCGATGATCCTGTTTATCGGCGACGTTGCCCGCGATGATCGTGACCGCGAAGGTTTTCAGGAAGTCGATTTCACCGCGATGTTCACACCGCTCGCCAAATGGGCGGCGCGGATCGATAATGCCGCCCGCATCCCCGAATATATCGCCCGTGCCTTTGACACAGCCAGCTCCGGTCGACCCGGCCCTGTGGTGCTTAGCTTGCCTGAGGATATGCTACGCGACGAGGTGGAAGCACTGGACCGTCCGAAAGTGGTCGCACCGGTTCAACCCATGTGTGCTAATGCGATGACCACGCTGACCGATCTGCTTCGCGATGCGACGGATCCGATAGCGATTGTCGGAGGGGCTGGCTGGTGTGCCAGCGCAAGAGAAAACTTCGCCACCTATGCCGAGCGTATCGGCCTGCCTGTCGCTTGCGCGTTCCGCCGGCAGGATAATTTTCCCAACACCAGTCCTGTTTATGCTGGCAATCTCGGCTATGGCCCCAATCCCAAGCTGGTTGAGCGGGTGAAAGCGGCCGATCTAATCATCGCTGTCGGTGCGCGGCTTGGTGAGGCTACCACCGATGGTTATACACTAATCACCCCCGATCATCCCGATCAAACACTGGTCCACATCCATCCCGATCCCGATGAACTGAACCATGTCTATCGCATTGACCTACCGATTTGCGCGGAGATGCATGAATTTGCTGAACAAGCCGCTTTGTGGGAAGACGATTTGCTCAGCTTTGACTCGGGCAAAGCAGCCTATGCTGATTACACGGAATGGACGACCGTCAAACCCAGTGGTGCCAAACTCGATCTCGGCCCCTGTGTCGCGGCGATGCAGGACATGTTGCCTGCTGACGCCATTATCAGCAACGGGGCAGGTAATTTCTCCGGCTGGTGGCATCGCTACTGGACCTATGGTGATTTCCCGAGCCAACTTGCTCCAACATCGGGCGCTATGGGCTATGGCGTCCCGGCATCCGTTGCTGCTGCCCTGCGGTTTCCGGATCGCGTCTCCGTGGTAATCGCGGGCGATGGCGACTTCATGATGAACGGACAGGAGCTTGCAACTGCGATGCAATATGATGCAAACCTGCTGGTGCTCGTCATCGACAATGGCAGCTTTGGCACCATTCGCCTCCATCAAGAACGTGAATATCCTGCGCGCCTGTCGGCTACTTCGCTACAGAATCCGGACTTTGCCATGCTCGCCAAGGCCTATGGTGGATGGAGCGCAACGGTCGAAAGCACGGAGCAATTTGCGCCAGCACTGACTGAAGCCATGAAGCACAAAGGCCTGCGCCTATTGCACCTGAAAACCGATGTCGAATATCTCACCGCCGCAGGGGCTACGGTCAGCAGTTTCCGAAAATAG
- a CDS encoding EVE domain-containing protein has translation MAQYWLMKSEPDEYGWDDLVAEKEGTWDGVKNAQASNNMKMMKVGDQVFFYHSRQGLEIVGIMEVSEEKFPDPFDDTGRWIAVKVKPVRKLDKAVPLKEMKQNPKLENLAIIRQTRLSVAPVTSDEWEAILTMAA, from the coding sequence GTGGCGCAATATTGGTTGATGAAGTCCGAACCGGACGAATATGGCTGGGATGATCTGGTCGCGGAAAAGGAAGGCACGTGGGACGGCGTCAAAAATGCGCAGGCCAGCAATAATATGAAAATGATGAAGGTCGGGGATCAGGTTTTCTTCTATCATTCCCGCCAGGGACTGGAAATTGTTGGAATCATGGAAGTCAGTGAAGAAAAGTTTCCAGATCCGTTCGACGATACCGGCCGTTGGATTGCTGTAAAGGTGAAGCCGGTACGCAAATTGGACAAAGCAGTGCCGCTTAAAGAAATGAAGCAGAATCCGAAACTCGAAAATTTGGCTATCATTCGGCAGACCCGTTTGTCAGTGGCTCCGGTGACCAGCGACGAATGGGAAGCGATACTGACGATGGCAGCCTGA
- a CDS encoding HAD-IA family hydrolase, with the protein MNHDTVIFDFGGVITSSPFDAFNRLEAERGVPIHSVRQINSTNPHDNAWAKFERSEIDAAGFDALFAEEARAICIELNGSDVLACLAGDIRPAMVAMLDTLKAQDFTIGCITNNVPSGKGSGMALNDEKAAAIAEIMARFDHIIESSKVGIRKPDPRIYEMMCEALDVHPKQCIYLDDLGINCKPAAALGMAAIKVTGEEQALKDLHALLDMPFA; encoded by the coding sequence ATGAACCATGACACCGTAATTTTCGACTTTGGCGGCGTAATCACCAGTTCGCCATTTGATGCATTTAATCGGCTGGAGGCTGAGCGCGGCGTGCCGATCCATAGCGTTCGTCAGATCAACAGTACCAATCCGCATGATAACGCCTGGGCGAAATTTGAACGATCAGAAATTGACGCCGCCGGTTTTGATGCGCTTTTTGCCGAAGAAGCGAGAGCAATTTGTATCGAGCTGAACGGCAGCGATGTGCTCGCTTGTCTGGCCGGTGATATCCGTCCGGCAATGGTGGCAATGCTCGATACACTGAAAGCCCAGGACTTTACTATCGGCTGCATCACGAACAACGTCCCATCTGGCAAAGGATCGGGCATGGCGCTGAATGATGAAAAGGCAGCCGCGATCGCGGAGATTATGGCACGGTTTGATCATATTATTGAAAGTAGCAAGGTGGGTATAAGGAAACCCGATCCGCGCATTTATGAGATGATGTGCGAGGCTTTGGACGTGCATCCGAAACAGTGCATCTATCTTGATGACCTTGGTATCAACTGCAAGCCCGCTGCGGCGCTGGGTATGGCCGCGATCAAAGTGACCGGCGAAGAGCAGGCGCTGAAAGACTTGCATGCACTGTTGGATATGCCGTTCGCATAG
- a CDS encoding SDR family oxidoreductase — MNGNPVKLALVTGGVRRLGAHISTRLAEAGYALALHGHSDAQPDDMLTEALKVHNTDWSGFVADFVEEGAASRLLESVVEHFGRPPDLLINNASLFDYDDAQSLDDRNLEQHLRINMMVPTLLTTLLAKRVPKNERAAVVNIVDQRVRNPNGDQLSYTLSKQALSETIRTLAIACAVQLRINGIAPGLTLATEDYSAEQMTRLATVMPLNRLSSPDDIAAAVRYLAEADSVTGQTLFVDGGAHMKSFDRDFMFMERR; from the coding sequence ATGAATGGCAATCCGGTGAAACTGGCTTTGGTCACAGGCGGCGTCAGGAGACTTGGCGCGCATATCTCGACTCGCTTGGCGGAAGCAGGTTACGCGTTGGCGCTTCATGGCCATAGTGATGCACAGCCAGATGATATGCTGACCGAAGCTCTGAAGGTTCACAACACCGATTGGTCTGGTTTCGTTGCCGATTTTGTCGAAGAGGGTGCGGCTTCCAGACTGTTAGAATCGGTAGTCGAGCATTTTGGACGTCCTCCTGATCTGTTGATCAACAACGCTTCGCTGTTCGACTATGATGATGCACAAAGTCTGGATGACCGGAATCTAGAACAGCATCTGAGAATCAATATGATGGTGCCAACCTTGTTGACAACATTGCTAGCGAAACGGGTGCCAAAAAATGAGCGCGCCGCAGTGGTCAATATTGTTGACCAGCGGGTTCGCAACCCAAATGGCGATCAATTGAGCTACACATTGTCCAAACAGGCCCTTTCTGAAACAATCCGTACCCTGGCTATCGCGTGTGCCGTCCAACTGCGGATTAACGGCATTGCGCCTGGTCTTACCTTGGCAACCGAAGATTATAGTGCCGAGCAGATGACCCGTTTAGCGACTGTCATGCCGCTGAACAGGCTCTCATCGCCTGATGATATTGCTGCGGCAGTGCGTTATCTCGCCGAGGCAGATAGTGTGACTGGCCAGACTTTGTTTGTAGACGGCGGTGCACATATGAAAAGTTTCGATCGCGATTTCATGTTCATGGAGCGTCGCTAG
- a CDS encoding dihydroneopterin aldolase: protein MTDTLTLEVNDLEVDVLTGIYSEETHLPQPLRISIMAELKVQERYEAETPLESSKNYMDLKDAATTALPEGVHFKLIEAVADHIMETLFLQDENVLRVTVKIVKLLISEKGEAIGITLSRARK from the coding sequence ATGACAGATACACTTACATTAGAGGTCAATGATTTAGAGGTCGATGTCCTGACCGGCATCTATTCCGAAGAAACCCATCTACCACAGCCGTTGCGCATCTCGATTATGGCGGAACTGAAAGTTCAGGAGCGCTATGAGGCCGAAACGCCGCTGGAAAGCTCCAAAAACTATATGGACCTTAAAGATGCTGCGACCACAGCCCTACCAGAGGGCGTGCATTTCAAACTGATCGAGGCCGTGGCCGACCATATTATGGAAACATTGTTCTTGCAGGATGAGAATGTGCTGCGAGTGACGGTAAAAATTGTAAAGCTGCTCATTTCCGAAAAAGGGGAAGCCATTGGTATAACGCTGTCACGGGCGCGCAAATGA